A single genomic interval of Bacillus sp. es.036 harbors:
- a CDS encoding divergent PAP2 family protein has protein sequence MKKMNKGMNLALSAIVLAQGLKILTHKATSGKWDWRPLLQTGGMPSSHSAGVSALATYTALKTGKDSIETALAVVFGVIVMYDAQGIRRHTGEIARLVNDLDEDFELLSGQYPDLFHARRDVELNELLGHQPAEVGGGALLGIGLGFFGYFSKK, from the coding sequence GTGAAGAAAATGAATAAAGGTATGAACCTGGCACTTTCAGCAATTGTCCTTGCACAAGGACTAAAAATACTGACACACAAAGCAACATCAGGCAAGTGGGATTGGCGACCTCTCCTTCAAACAGGAGGAATGCCTAGTTCTCATTCTGCAGGTGTGTCAGCACTAGCTACTTACACAGCTTTAAAAACCGGAAAAGACTCGATCGAGACCGCTCTTGCGGTTGTTTTTGGAGTCATTGTTATGTACGATGCTCAAGGAATTAGACGACACACAGGTGAGATCGCTCGTCTTGTTAATGACCTTGATGAAGATTTTGAGCTCTTATCAGGTCAATACCCCGATCTGTTTCATGCAAGGCGCGATGTAGAACTGAATGAATTACTTGGTCATCAGCCCGCTGAGGTAGGCGGGGGTGCCTTACTCGGCATAGGACTTGGATTTTTCGGGTATTTTTCAAAAAAATAA
- a CDS encoding response regulator, translated as MKKILIVDDQYGIRVLLSELFKKEGYQTLQAANGMTAIELVKQECPDLVILDLKMPGMDGLEVFKNLKKLNEGVQVIFMTAYGELQLVQEFMKLGAITHFAKPFDIEEVCRTVKRVVPLDTKEMVRTK; from the coding sequence ATGAAGAAAATATTAATTGTGGACGACCAGTATGGCATTCGCGTGTTGTTAAGTGAACTATTTAAGAAAGAAGGGTACCAAACGCTCCAAGCTGCGAACGGTATGACAGCCATTGAGCTTGTGAAACAAGAATGTCCCGACCTTGTAATCCTCGATTTAAAAATGCCCGGTATGGACGGATTGGAAGTATTTAAAAACCTGAAAAAGCTTAATGAAGGTGTTCAAGTTATCTTTATGACGGCTTATGGTGAGTTACAGCTTGTACAAGAGTTTATGAAGCTTGGTGCGATCACTCATTTTGCAAAACCGTTTGACATAGAAGAAGTATGTCGAACCGTTAAACGTGTCGTTCCACTTGATACAAAAGAAATGGTACGCACCAAATAA
- a CDS encoding DUF948 domain-containing protein, producing the protein MELILYLAVALIAIVFAVLSIFLIKVLKSTEKTLSNTAEMIDSLQGQIDGLSKETTMMLHKTNVLADEVQLKVGQFSPVFKSVQETGASLQNLSRSFSKLSKSVEKGVDARQGKAAEAANWGSTALSMWEKYRIKKSNIQAVKEEGKYERV; encoded by the coding sequence ATGGAACTTATTCTTTATTTAGCAGTGGCTCTTATCGCGATTGTATTCGCAGTACTTAGTATCTTTTTAATTAAAGTGTTAAAGTCAACCGAAAAAACACTTTCTAACACAGCAGAAATGATTGATTCTCTGCAGGGACAGATTGATGGGTTATCAAAAGAAACAACAATGATGTTGCACAAAACAAATGTACTTGCAGATGAAGTTCAATTGAAAGTTGGTCAATTCTCACCCGTTTTCAAATCTGTTCAAGAAACAGGTGCATCTCTACAAAACCTATCCCGTTCTTTTTCCAAATTAAGCAAATCAGTTGAGAAAGGCGTCGATGCTAGGCAGGGAAAAGCAGCTGAAGCGGCGAATTGGGGAAGTACTGCTTTGAGTATGTGGGAGAAGTATCGCATCAAAAAATCAAACATACAAGCTGTTAAGGAGGAAGGTAAATATGAAAGAGTCTAA
- a CDS encoding cytochrome c oxidase subunit 2A — translation MGVLEEKKETVRKVVTTKEGPNLKGTMIAVMLLGGFIVLSWFSVYWLYMVRL, via the coding sequence ATGGGGGTTCTTGAGGAGAAAAAGGAAACGGTGCGAAAAGTCGTTACGACAAAGGAAGGACCAAACCTGAAAGGAACGATGATTGCTGTCATGTTGCTTGGGGGATTTATTGTCCTGTCCTGGTTTAGCGTCTACTGGTTGTATATGGTTCGTCTTTAG
- a CDS encoding YtxH domain-containing protein encodes MKESKSSHDVKVEHEPAPEGYSSSTREVIRIDSSDPIKSESQFKGPAIAALAGSVVGAAAGVLLAPKAGKDLRNDISGGVTKAKDKSVEVSSNVKYKSTAFAQSVKTKSNDIVSKVKNRKSDSNQPEQPEEEALVSGYSIKRAAELDETEVPTSTVVNKDIEKIIVETEGAETFNDVIQRDVERTLERDPDHPETLDEAAELELKRTYNKDSK; translated from the coding sequence ATGAAAGAGTCTAAATCAAGCCATGATGTAAAGGTTGAACACGAACCAGCGCCAGAAGGGTATTCATCCTCAACAAGAGAAGTGATTCGCATTGATTCTTCCGATCCGATCAAGTCAGAAAGTCAGTTTAAAGGTCCAGCGATTGCTGCCTTAGCTGGTAGTGTCGTAGGTGCAGCTGCAGGCGTATTGCTAGCTCCTAAAGCAGGGAAAGACTTAAGAAATGATATTAGCGGCGGCGTTACCAAAGCGAAAGACAAAAGTGTTGAAGTGTCTAGTAATGTGAAATACAAGTCCACTGCTTTTGCACAATCGGTCAAAACAAAGTCGAATGATATTGTGAGCAAAGTAAAGAATCGTAAAAGTGATTCAAATCAACCAGAACAACCAGAAGAAGAAGCACTTGTAAGTGGATATTCGATCAAACGAGCAGCTGAGCTTGACGAGACAGAAGTCCCAACTTCAACAGTGGTGAATAAGGATATCGAAAAGATTATTGTCGAAACAGAAGGTGCAGAAACATTTAACGATGTGATTCAACGTGATGTTGAACGTACGCTTGAAAGAGATCCAGATCATCCTGAAACCCTTGACGAAGCTGCTGAATTGGAGCTAAAGAGAACATATAATAAAGATTCAAAATAA
- a CDS encoding IS3 family transposase — protein sequence MRDFLSKKVKSFSGEPECLSRKAQAALVFELKKEGFKLKDALRRVAIPEATYHYQVTQLKNEDPNKEWKEVIKELFHKHEGKYGYRRIYLALRNQGYVINHKKVQRMMSELGLKCEKFTRKSRYKSYKGTVGKVAQNRLKRRFNTSVRLQKIVTDVTEFKCRGNEKLYLSPMMDLFNGEIVSFGISNRPALNLVLKPLTEALETIRTEAKYRTTIHSDQGWHYQHNTWVKTLKKNRIFQSMSRKATCADNAAMENFFGILKQEMYYGEELVSYEELKRKLEVYVDYYNHERVKAKLAGLSPIQYRTQTSQTAA from the coding sequence ATTAGAGATTTCCTATCTAAAAAAGTTAAAAGCTTTTCAGGAGAACCCGAATGCCTATCTCGAAAAGCACAAGCAGCGCTGGTATTCGAACTCAAAAAAGAAGGATTCAAATTAAAGGACGCTTTGCGGAGAGTAGCCATTCCCGAGGCCACCTATCATTACCAGGTAACGCAATTAAAGAACGAAGATCCAAATAAAGAGTGGAAAGAAGTGATCAAGGAACTCTTCCATAAGCACGAGGGAAAATACGGATATCGCCGCATTTACTTAGCGCTTCGAAACCAGGGATATGTCATCAACCACAAAAAAGTGCAACGAATGATGAGTGAGTTGGGATTGAAGTGTGAAAAATTCACTCGGAAATCCCGGTATAAATCGTACAAAGGTACGGTTGGAAAAGTGGCTCAAAACCGATTGAAACGCAGATTCAATACGTCCGTCCGTCTCCAAAAAATTGTCACAGATGTGACTGAATTTAAATGTAGAGGAAATGAAAAGCTTTATTTGAGCCCGATGATGGACTTATTTAATGGAGAAATTGTTTCTTTTGGGATTTCCAACCGACCCGCACTCAATCTTGTTTTAAAGCCTTTGACTGAAGCGTTAGAAACCATTCGAACGGAAGCCAAATATCGGACCACCATCCACTCAGATCAAGGCTGGCATTATCAGCACAACACGTGGGTGAAGACATTAAAGAAGAATCGAATCTTCCAGAGTATGTCCAGAAAAGCAACCTGTGCCGATAATGCGGCCATGGAGAACTTCTTCGGGATTCTCAAACAAGAAATGTATTATGGAGAAGAGCTTGTCTCTTATGAAGAACTGAAAAGAAAACTTGAGGTATACGTGGACTATTATAACCATGAACGCGTAAAAGCAAAATTGGCTGGTTTAAGCCCGATACAATATCGAACTCAAACCAGCCAAACAGCTGCATAA
- a CDS encoding TIGR00266 family protein has product MNNHEIDFKLYGDDMQFVEVELDPGETVVAEAGSLMMMEDHIEMETIFGDGSERQSGLVGKLFSAGKRVLTGESLFMTAFTNEGKVKKHVAFASPYPGKIIPMDLSEWEGKIICQKDAFLAAAKGVSVGIELQRKLGTGFFGGEGFIMQKLEGDGLAFVHAGGTIHKKVLQPGETLRLDTGCLVAMTGDVDYNIEFVKGVKTALFGGEGLFFATLRGPGTVWVQSLPFSRLASRVFAAMPQTPGGSKGEGSMAKGLFDMFNGD; this is encoded by the coding sequence ATGAATAATCACGAAATTGACTTTAAATTATACGGGGATGATATGCAGTTTGTAGAAGTAGAATTAGATCCAGGAGAGACGGTTGTAGCCGAAGCGGGAAGTCTGATGATGATGGAAGATCATATTGAAATGGAAACGATTTTTGGGGATGGAAGTGAACGACAAAGTGGCTTAGTAGGTAAGTTGTTTAGTGCAGGAAAACGAGTACTTACAGGCGAGAGTCTCTTTATGACCGCTTTTACGAATGAAGGAAAAGTGAAAAAACACGTAGCCTTTGCGTCGCCTTATCCGGGCAAGATCATTCCAATGGATTTAAGTGAATGGGAAGGAAAAATCATTTGCCAAAAAGATGCTTTTCTTGCTGCAGCTAAAGGGGTATCAGTAGGAATTGAACTTCAAAGGAAGTTAGGTACAGGTTTCTTTGGCGGAGAAGGGTTTATTATGCAGAAGCTTGAAGGAGACGGTTTAGCATTCGTTCATGCTGGGGGGACGATACATAAAAAAGTACTTCAACCAGGTGAAACGCTCCGTCTTGATACAGGGTGTTTAGTAGCCATGACAGGCGATGTGGATTATAACATCGAATTTGTAAAAGGGGTGAAAACGGCTTTGTTTGGTGGAGAAGGCTTGTTTTTTGCAACGCTTAGAGGTCCAGGAACGGTTTGGGTTCAATCGCTACCGTTTAGTCGCTTAGCAAGTCGCGTGTTTGCTGCAATGCCACAAACGCCAGGTGGTAGTAAAGGGGAAGGTAGTATGGCAAAAGGACTCTTTGATATGTTCAATGGAGATTGA
- a CDS encoding b(o/a)3-type cytochrome-c oxidase subunit 1, producing the protein MKNELVVDRNDAKLSMAHLYIAFAAVLLGGIAGLLQTLVRSGTIQLPAGIGYYQLLTAHGILLALVFTTYFIIGFFYAGMSRTMGKFYDQPYRMGWLGYIVMTIGTALTTVMVLLNEGTVLYTFYAPLKASPWFYIGLTLFIVGTWLAGGAMCHQYYIWKKVTHKKISPLFSFMAVMTMVLWFVATIGVAVSVIFQFIPWSFGWVDEINILLSRTLFWYFGHPLVYFWLLPAYVCWYVIIPEIIGGKIFSDSLARLSFVLFLLFSIPVGFHHQLLESGISPFWKYLQVVLTFMVIVPSLMTAFSLFATFEIAGRKKGAKGLFGWFRALPWKDARFFAPMVGMLIFIPAGAGGIINASNQMNQIVHNTLWVTGHFHLTVASSVALTFFGIAYWLIPHLTGRVLTGRMHQIANLQTILWAIGMFFMSGAMHTVGLLGAPRRTAYTTYQDHPDALGWIPYEVTMAVGGSILFIAILLLMYIITDLAFFAPKGKEDFPIGEVAEAAEKTPVILENWRLWLGIATVLILVAYTVPVIHMIEHAPPGSPGYKFW; encoded by the coding sequence ATGAAAAACGAATTAGTAGTCGATCGAAATGATGCAAAGCTTAGTATGGCACATTTGTATATCGCTTTTGCAGCCGTCCTATTAGGTGGGATTGCAGGACTTTTACAAACACTTGTTAGAAGTGGAACGATTCAACTTCCTGCAGGGATAGGCTATTATCAGCTGTTGACCGCTCATGGTATTTTACTTGCACTTGTATTTACAACTTATTTTATTATTGGTTTTTTCTATGCCGGCATGAGCAGAACAATGGGGAAATTCTATGACCAACCTTATCGGATGGGATGGCTTGGTTACATTGTAATGACAATTGGAACGGCGCTTACAACAGTGATGGTTCTTTTAAATGAAGGTACGGTTCTTTATACCTTTTACGCACCTTTAAAAGCTTCCCCGTGGTTCTATATTGGCCTTACGTTATTTATTGTTGGTACCTGGTTAGCGGGCGGCGCGATGTGTCATCAATATTACATTTGGAAAAAGGTAACTCATAAAAAGATTTCTCCTTTGTTTAGCTTTATGGCTGTTATGACAATGGTTTTGTGGTTTGTAGCTACGATTGGTGTCGCCGTTTCTGTCATCTTTCAATTCATTCCTTGGTCATTTGGATGGGTTGATGAAATTAATATTCTACTAAGTCGAACGCTTTTCTGGTATTTTGGCCACCCACTCGTGTACTTCTGGCTCTTACCTGCCTACGTGTGCTGGTATGTCATTATTCCAGAAATTATTGGTGGGAAAATTTTCAGTGACTCTTTAGCTCGTTTATCTTTCGTGCTCTTCTTACTGTTTTCTATTCCTGTTGGTTTTCATCATCAGTTACTTGAATCAGGAATCTCTCCATTTTGGAAGTATTTGCAGGTTGTGTTAACGTTCATGGTTATCGTTCCTTCTCTGATGACTGCCTTCTCACTGTTTGCTACTTTTGAAATAGCAGGACGGAAAAAAGGAGCAAAAGGATTATTTGGTTGGTTTCGTGCATTACCATGGAAGGATGCAAGATTCTTTGCACCGATGGTTGGTATGCTCATCTTCATTCCTGCAGGTGCAGGAGGAATCATTAATGCTAGTAACCAAATGAACCAGATTGTTCATAATACATTGTGGGTTACAGGGCATTTCCATCTTACTGTTGCTTCGAGTGTGGCGCTTACGTTTTTTGGAATAGCCTATTGGCTTATCCCGCATCTTACCGGTCGCGTACTAACAGGAAGAATGCATCAAATTGCAAATCTACAAACGATCCTATGGGCGATTGGCATGTTCTTTATGTCGGGGGCTATGCATACAGTTGGCTTGCTTGGTGCACCGAGACGAACAGCTTATACGACATACCAGGATCATCCTGATGCACTAGGGTGGATTCCTTATGAAGTAACAATGGCCGTTGGTGGTTCCATTCTCTTTATTGCTATTTTACTCTTAATGTATATTATTACTGATCTTGCTTTTTTCGCTCCAAAAGGCAAAGAAGACTTTCCGATCGGAGAGGTGGCGGAGGCGGCCGAGAAAACACCAGTCATTTTAGAAAATTGGCGGCTGTGGCTTGGCATCGCAACTGTGCTTATCCTTGTCGCTTATACCGTACCAGTCATTCATATGATTGAACACGCTCCCCCAGGTTCTCCTGGATATAAGTTCTGGTAA
- a CDS encoding cytochrome c oxidase subunit II yields MHMHKLERLWLMIGSGALILFLLVIGVNAFAMGHTPPSDSEILDPTQVDLTAPFDDPGLKKIGENEYELVLVAQAFTFQSNDEIKIPEGATVHFKVTSKDVVHGFQIPKTNVNMMITPGHINTITHTFDEAGQFLILCNEYCGVGHQAMGVPLEVIK; encoded by the coding sequence ATGCATATGCATAAATTAGAAAGGCTATGGCTCATGATTGGAAGTGGAGCACTGATTCTTTTTTTATTGGTAATTGGTGTGAACGCTTTCGCAATGGGTCATACACCGCCAAGTGATAGTGAGATTCTTGATCCAACTCAAGTCGATTTAACGGCACCTTTCGATGATCCAGGCTTAAAAAAGATAGGTGAGAATGAATATGAATTGGTTCTAGTTGCTCAAGCATTCACATTTCAATCGAACGATGAAATAAAAATACCTGAAGGGGCAACTGTTCATTTTAAAGTAACGAGTAAAGATGTGGTACATGGATTTCAAATTCCGAAAACGAATGTGAATATGATGATTACACCAGGTCATATCAATACCATTACTCATACGTTTGATGAAGCGGGACAGTTTCTCATTTTATGTAATGAATATTGTGGAGTTGGTCACCAGGCCATGGGTGTGCCACTGGAGGTGATAAAATGA
- the mobA gene encoding molybdenum cofactor guanylyltransferase, translating to MLTGVILAGGPNDYVYGRHRSLLPHHGEPLIQFQIKEMRKIVDEMIVVTNTPRDLLPFVPPDTRIITDFFQNKGPLGGLHAGISLARTDVVWVIESDNLAPSTRIASRLIKNLLKFDVDGALPVFNGVLKPFEGVYRTSTKTCLTGLLQAGDTTTSTFLKSINTSSVVIQPDMLSLK from the coding sequence ATGCTAACAGGAGTTATTTTAGCCGGGGGACCAAATGATTATGTCTACGGTCGCCACAGATCCCTTCTACCACATCATGGTGAACCGCTTATTCAGTTTCAGATTAAAGAAATGCGTAAAATTGTTGATGAAATGATTGTCGTAACGAATACACCTAGAGACTTACTGCCCTTCGTACCACCAGATACACGCATCATTACAGATTTTTTTCAAAACAAAGGTCCTCTAGGTGGTTTACATGCCGGGATTTCACTCGCTAGGACGGATGTCGTATGGGTCATCGAATCAGATAATCTTGCCCCGTCTACTCGCATCGCAAGTAGATTGATAAAGAACTTGTTGAAATTTGATGTGGATGGTGCTCTTCCTGTTTTTAATGGAGTTCTAAAACCATTTGAAGGAGTTTACAGGACAAGCACAAAAACATGCCTAACAGGTTTACTTCAAGCGGGAGATACCACCACTTCCACTTTTCTAAAAAGCATTAATACTTCTTCAGTAGTCATTCAACCTGATATGCTCTCCCTCAAATAG
- a CDS encoding Crp/Fnr family transcriptional regulator has protein sequence MKVTCPVAMMNKGSYNTQSFSNQNFVKLEELMYEQQVKRGEKIYWEGNDCNHLYYLKSGAVKLTKSSDEGKDLVLYHFQAGDLFGEIGDDSHVLNSFSAEAMTDCSLGVIQQKDLETILWQNGDLAVEFMKWMGYMQRFTQTKLRDLMFFGKHGALASTLIRIANTYGIEEGNTIRMTTKFTNTEIADLIGATRETVNRMLNQLKKDNIIAYENGTIMIKDLEQLKAICHCEGCPKNICRL, from the coding sequence ATGAAGGTTACATGTCCAGTTGCGATGATGAATAAAGGGAGTTACAATACACAGTCTTTTTCTAATCAAAATTTTGTGAAATTAGAAGAGTTAATGTATGAACAGCAGGTGAAACGTGGTGAAAAGATCTACTGGGAAGGAAACGACTGCAATCATCTATATTATTTAAAAAGCGGAGCAGTGAAACTTACGAAAAGTTCAGATGAGGGGAAGGACCTCGTTCTCTACCACTTTCAGGCAGGCGATCTTTTTGGGGAAATTGGAGATGATAGTCACGTTCTTAATAGCTTTAGTGCAGAAGCCATGACGGATTGCAGTCTTGGCGTCATTCAACAAAAAGACCTTGAAACAATCCTCTGGCAAAACGGTGATCTGGCGGTTGAATTTATGAAATGGATGGGGTATATGCAGCGTTTTACGCAAACGAAACTTCGTGATTTAATGTTTTTTGGAAAGCACGGAGCTCTTGCCTCAACATTGATTCGAATCGCAAACACTTACGGTATTGAAGAAGGGAATACCATTCGAATGACTACAAAGTTCACGAATACGGAAATTGCTGATTTAATTGGCGCCACGCGCGAAACGGTCAATCGCATGTTAAATCAGTTAAAGAAGGATAACATCATTGCTTACGAAAATGGCACCATCATGATTAAAGATCTTGAACAGCTAAAAGCAATTTGTCATTGTGAAGGCTGTCCTAAAAACATATGTCGGTTATAA
- a CDS encoding CapA family protein produces MKRRSLLLIILLIFVGGFVFWLSSQKEDPKNTSDLLAYRNVTQHSNDSTLETSSLTLAAIGDILIHDRVYEKAVEAGKYNFNPMLQNVQNQLQDADITIANQETVIGGTSIGLSSYPSFNSPTEVGDALKMSGVDIVSMANNHTLDRGEKAIQNAIQHWKKIGILYTGSYLSKEDRNQIRTIEHNGISLAFLSYTYGTNGIRPPANKPHLVNYIDKNVMRQDIQNAKKQADGVVVSVHFGTEYERYPNKTQLELSSFLAEAGADLILGHHPHVLQPLEWIETKDKRNVLVAYSLGNFWSGQKDDYKDIGGILKVEFAKEQFRGKTTFSVTSPSFTPTFVDQNYHVHPLIEAKPERLEEINNHMKKWIPNLKVPKL; encoded by the coding sequence ATGAAAAGAAGGTCGCTATTACTCATCATTCTTTTGATTTTTGTTGGAGGTTTCGTCTTTTGGCTATCCAGTCAAAAGGAAGATCCAAAGAACACATCAGATCTCCTTGCTTATCGAAACGTAACACAACACTCTAATGATAGTACACTTGAAACTTCTTCTTTAACACTTGCAGCAATTGGAGATATTTTAATCCACGATCGCGTCTACGAAAAAGCAGTTGAAGCGGGGAAGTATAATTTTAATCCGATGCTTCAAAACGTACAAAACCAATTGCAAGATGCAGACATAACCATTGCCAATCAAGAAACAGTAATAGGCGGAACCTCAATTGGCCTTTCTTCCTATCCTTCTTTTAACAGTCCAACTGAAGTAGGCGATGCCCTAAAAATGTCCGGAGTCGATATCGTCTCAATGGCGAACAATCATACATTAGACCGAGGAGAAAAGGCCATCCAAAATGCGATTCAACATTGGAAAAAAATCGGTATACTTTATACAGGAAGCTACTTATCCAAAGAAGATAGGAATCAAATTCGAACGATCGAACATAATGGCATTTCGTTAGCTTTTCTTTCTTATACTTATGGAACGAACGGTATACGTCCTCCGGCTAATAAGCCGCACCTCGTTAACTACATTGATAAAAACGTGATGAGACAAGATATACAAAATGCCAAAAAGCAAGCAGATGGTGTCGTTGTAAGCGTACATTTTGGAACTGAATATGAACGCTACCCAAATAAAACACAATTGGAGCTAAGTTCATTTCTAGCTGAGGCAGGAGCTGACCTTATTTTGGGCCACCACCCTCACGTACTTCAACCACTTGAATGGATTGAAACAAAAGACAAGCGAAACGTACTCGTCGCTTATTCACTTGGTAACTTTTGGTCTGGCCAGAAGGATGATTACAAAGATATCGGTGGCATTTTGAAAGTGGAGTTTGCCAAAGAGCAATTTAGAGGAAAAACGACGTTTTCAGTCACCTCTCCCTCCTTCACACCAACGTTTGTTGATCAGAACTATCACGTTCATCCTCTTATAGAAGCCAAGCCTGAGCGACTAGAGGAAATAAACAATCATATGAAAAAATGGATCCCAAATCTAAAAGTCCCTAAACTCTAA
- a CDS encoding helix-turn-helix domain-containing protein, translating to MAKYSEKFKLEVVMEYLQGSLGYTLLAKKYGMPHKSPIIGWVRAYQTFGEEGLKRKRSRQVFPVQFKLNVLNFMKQTGASYRETAIAFKMNNPSLIANWSSTLRKEGIGGLQEKAKGRPPMPKNHKQQSSKSEKELTREEQLERENELLRLEISYLKKLKAFQENPNAYLEKHKQRWYSNSKKKDSN from the coding sequence ATGGCAAAGTATAGTGAAAAATTTAAATTAGAAGTGGTAATGGAGTATCTCCAAGGATCTCTGGGATACACTTTATTAGCCAAAAAGTATGGAATGCCTCATAAATCTCCCATCATTGGTTGGGTTCGTGCTTATCAAACCTTTGGAGAAGAGGGATTGAAGAGAAAGCGTTCAAGACAAGTCTTCCCTGTCCAATTTAAGTTAAATGTATTAAACTTTATGAAACAGACAGGCGCTTCTTATCGGGAGACTGCGATTGCCTTTAAAATGAACAATCCTTCGTTAATTGCGAATTGGTCTAGTACATTACGGAAGGAAGGAATCGGAGGCCTCCAAGAAAAAGCGAAAGGACGGCCACCTATGCCAAAAAATCACAAACAACAATCATCGAAATCAGAAAAAGAGTTAACGCGTGAAGAACAACTAGAACGCGAAAATGAGCTTCTGCGATTAGAGATTTCCTATCTAAAAAAGTTAAAAGCTTTTCAGGAGAACCCGAATGCCTATCTCGAAAAGCACAAGCAGCGCTGGTATTCGAACTCAAAAAAGAAGGATTCAAATTAA
- a CDS encoding DEAD/DEAH box helicase — translation MTMFNQHPFLSENWQAAGFTNFSDVQEQAIPRILNGEDLLVEAPTGTGKTLAYLLPIMQKLDPTKKNTQAIVLAPTRELAMQVFEVAQKFLKGSEMTAASMIGGAAIKRQLEKLKKHPQLIVGTPNRVAELIDMKKLKMNEVTSIVADEADQVLHPSTMEDVSYICQSALRDCQLLFFSATLSDKVLMQAKKLSDNPSVLSIKATAEEKKAIDHSYYVTNRREKPELLRKLARKDGVKALAFVNNSNYLSRLKDILATKKISFDVLDSSTNKTERKNVLNRFRNDQIQLLLTTDLAARGLDIDNITHVFHYDLSEDARTYLHRSGRTGRMGKEGSVVTLLLPGEEKYLEKITQKLDLELTRKNAPAPKSRKRK, via the coding sequence ATGACAATGTTTAATCAACACCCATTTCTTTCGGAAAACTGGCAAGCTGCCGGCTTTACAAATTTCTCAGATGTCCAAGAACAGGCAATTCCTCGTATCTTGAACGGTGAGGATTTACTTGTAGAAGCACCCACTGGTACCGGAAAGACGCTAGCTTACCTTTTACCTATTATGCAAAAGCTTGATCCAACCAAGAAAAATACACAGGCGATCGTACTTGCGCCAACTCGGGAACTTGCCATGCAAGTTTTTGAAGTCGCTCAAAAGTTTTTAAAAGGTAGTGAAATGACAGCTGCTTCGATGATCGGGGGAGCTGCGATTAAACGCCAATTAGAGAAACTCAAAAAACACCCGCAACTCATTGTTGGGACGCCAAACCGAGTGGCTGAATTGATCGATATGAAGAAACTTAAGATGAATGAAGTTACCAGCATCGTAGCCGATGAAGCCGATCAGGTGCTACACCCTTCTACAATGGAAGATGTTTCTTACATCTGTCAATCTGCCCTTAGAGACTGTCAGCTTCTTTTCTTCTCAGCTACTCTTAGCGATAAAGTACTCATGCAAGCGAAAAAGCTGTCTGATAATCCATCAGTATTAAGCATCAAAGCAACTGCTGAAGAGAAGAAAGCCATTGATCACAGTTATTACGTAACCAACCGTCGCGAAAAACCAGAACTACTTCGAAAGCTAGCACGTAAAGATGGTGTTAAAGCTCTAGCCTTTGTTAACAATAGCAACTATCTTTCGCGTTTAAAGGACATTCTTGCAACTAAAAAAATTTCATTCGATGTATTGGATAGTTCCACAAACAAGACTGAAAGAAAGAATGTTCTAAATCGTTTTCGAAACGATCAGATTCAACTTTTGTTAACGACTGACCTTGCTGCAAGAGGTTTGGATATTGATAACATTACCCATGTCTTCCACTACGATTTATCCGAGGACGCAAGAACTTATCTTCATCGTTCAGGACGAACAGGCCGAATGGGGAAAGAAGGATCGGTTGTCACTCTACTACTTCCTGGTGAAGAGAAATACCTCGAGAAAATCACCCAAAAACTAGATCTTGAATTAACAAGAAAGAATGCGCCAGCTCCTAAATCTCGCAAGCGTAAGTAA